Proteins co-encoded in one Cytobacillus sp. NJ13 genomic window:
- a CDS encoding Crp/Fnr family transcriptional regulator translates to MDKIKYLSRIQLFDHLELEELKKYEPVTPMKVVEKGTVFSSPHMDQKILYLIKSGRVRLYRLTESGKEFTVDILETGHVFGEIGTFTTGSENLYAEAWEDSVICRIDRVHFEKIIHENPSISLKLLEIISSRLKEVEELLEYMAYSSARKRLLFLLNKLTEKFGDKLSSSSPGEWVALDIYITHQELAMMMGSIRETVTALLNEFNAEGIVRKSGRRGTMEVHRVRLKCALKEEG, encoded by the coding sequence ATGGATAAAATTAAGTATTTATCGAGAATACAGCTTTTTGATCATCTGGAGTTGGAGGAATTAAAGAAATATGAACCGGTCACACCTATGAAAGTTGTGGAAAAAGGTACAGTTTTTAGTTCTCCTCATATGGATCAAAAGATATTGTATTTAATCAAATCGGGTAGAGTTCGTTTATATAGATTAACTGAAAGCGGGAAAGAGTTTACAGTTGATATTTTAGAAACTGGGCATGTGTTTGGAGAAATTGGTACTTTTACAACAGGTTCTGAAAATTTATATGCTGAGGCATGGGAAGATTCTGTTATTTGCAGAATAGATAGAGTGCATTTTGAAAAAATAATACATGAAAATCCAAGTATTTCTTTAAAGCTTCTTGAAATAATCTCCAGCCGTTTAAAGGAAGTCGAAGAGTTACTGGAGTATATGGCATATAGCAGTGCAAGGAAACGGCTTTTATTCCTGTTAAATAAACTTACAGAGAAGTTTGGGGATAAATTGTCAAGCAGCAGTCCGGGAGAATGGGTTGCACTTGATATTTACATAACTCATCAAGAATTAGCAATGATGATGGGCAGTATCCGTGAAACAGTGACAGCACTATTAAATGAATTTAATGCAGAAGGAATTGTACGCAAATCAGGAAGGCGAGGAACCATGGAAGTTCATCGTGTACGCCTAAAATGTGCATTAAAAGAGGAAGGATAA
- a CDS encoding DoxX family protein — translation MDVLTMTIQIILIFIFAISISVKVTRTESMVKHWVEYRYPLWFMQLTAFLEILSVCGLIIGFWLPKFILLSGSLITILMLGALHAHFLRARHRPIMGLNALTMLILAIVITFFQINK, via the coding sequence GTGGATGTTCTAACTATGACCATTCAAATTATTTTAATTTTTATTTTCGCCATATCCATTTCGGTGAAAGTAACACGTACCGAGTCAATGGTTAAGCACTGGGTCGAATATCGCTACCCCCTATGGTTTATGCAATTAACTGCTTTCTTGGAAATATTGAGCGTATGTGGATTGATCATAGGATTTTGGCTTCCTAAATTTATTTTGCTTTCAGGATCCCTCATTACTATTCTTATGCTGGGTGCCCTGCACGCTCACTTCTTAAGAGCCAGACATAGGCCGATTATGGGATTAAATGCCTTAACCATGCTTATTTTAGCTATCGTAATCACATTTTTTCAAATTAATAAGTAG
- a CDS encoding ring-cleaving dioxygenase — protein MGKKTIGIHHITAIVGHPQENVDFYAGVLGLRLVKQTVNFDDPGTYHLYFGNEGGKPGTIITFFPWAGARQGVIGDGQVGVTSYVVPVGAMKFWEERLEKFEVPYTKMKRFGEQYLEFDDPHGLHLEIVEREEGEVNSWTIGEVTPEAAIKGFGGATLLSTQPEKTADLLENIMGLEVVGQEGDFIRYRSSADIGNIIDLKLTPIGRGRMGVGTVHHIAWRAIDDQDQLDWQKYVADNGYGVTSVRDRNYFNAIYFREHGEILFEIATDPPGFAHDESQETMGGKLMLPEQYEPQRDKIESVLLPFTVRELD, from the coding sequence ATGGGGAAAAAAACAATTGGGATTCATCATATAACTGCAATTGTTGGCCATCCTCAAGAGAATGTAGATTTCTATGCTGGAGTTTTAGGGCTGCGTTTAGTCAAGCAAACGGTCAATTTTGATGATCCAGGCACTTATCACCTTTACTTTGGAAATGAGGGCGGCAAGCCAGGAACAATCATTACTTTCTTTCCTTGGGCAGGTGCCCGTCAAGGGGTTATTGGCGATGGCCAGGTAGGAGTTACCTCGTATGTCGTTCCTGTAGGTGCCATGAAGTTTTGGGAAGAAAGGCTTGAAAAATTTGAAGTGCCATATACAAAAATGAAACGTTTCGGAGAGCAATATTTGGAATTTGATGATCCTCATGGACTTCATTTGGAGATCGTTGAAAGAGAAGAAGGAGAAGTAAATTCCTGGACTATCGGGGAGGTTACCCCTGAAGCAGCTATAAAAGGATTCGGTGGAGCAACTCTCTTATCAACTCAGCCAGAGAAGACTGCAGATCTGCTGGAAAACATTATGGGACTTGAAGTTGTAGGCCAGGAAGGAGATTTTATACGTTACCGATCTTCTGCTGATATTGGAAATATCATTGATCTTAAATTAACTCCAATTGGACGGGGAAGAATGGGTGTGGGAACCGTCCATCATATTGCCTGGAGGGCTATTGATGATCAGGATCAATTGGATTGGCAAAAATATGTTGCCGATAATGGATATGGTGTTACATCAGTTCGGGACCGAAACTACTTTAATGCTATCTATTTTAGGGAACATGGGGAAATTTTATTTGAAATTGCTACTGATCCTCCAGGGTTTGCCCATGATGAATCCCAGGAAACAATGGGCGGGAAATTAATGCTGCCTGAACAATATGAGCCACAAAGGGATAAGATAGAAAGTGTTCTGCTTCCGTTTACAGTCAGAGAATTGGATTAA
- a CDS encoding GAF domain-containing sensor histidine kinase codes for MKKIDSITRRERIASFYIYSISFLGVITVIFSIFKSEMPSEPITLLLLAVFMGITEYFPIRIGRGGVTLSLTLIYPMSWEFGIHITVVACVCAMVFTHTLRRLPMQRTLFNCTQFAFSIILAEWVSSKCISFFTEMNLPVLYEELISFLIFTIFFCLINTLLYDLLMVLLPQPYSLEQWYKKNILLFLSASFCLSYASLIYIIEHRYQGELDGVTVLFFFFPLVAICILSSFIRQIRIEKERLYNLFSVTTELSHGLSARNLHKMKQTLQGFLGIQAYALWTKEEGDWMLLLKDGKVHSNRSSSSNPNFEEISETFVAADWKTGMAPGDEIFEDVIRSLVYLPLKVNHELVGMFVAGKSRGASFIPEDIQSLSTFANQLGSLLKTRSLVSEQEKRMILEERNRLAREIHDGIAQVLAGVIFQLESSLRQSADQSGNMEQAVDKSIKKLRNSLGEVRYSIYALKPYPTQRLGLKQAIANKIQSIKQDYDLAIKYHERGRSRPLSFTKERVIFDTLQESLQNIVKHAKADEVDILLSYQREHVLLKVKDNGVGFSLFESMIKTKHEPHYGILNMNEQAEQLGATLQIDSSIGKGTEITLLIPDSETKEG; via the coding sequence TTGAAAAAGATAGACTCCATCACTAGGAGGGAACGAATAGCAAGTTTTTATATTTATTCTATTTCTTTTCTTGGTGTGATTACTGTTATCTTTTCTATATTTAAAAGTGAAATGCCTTCTGAACCCATAACTCTTTTGCTGTTAGCAGTGTTTATGGGGATTACTGAGTATTTTCCGATCCGGATTGGAAGAGGAGGTGTTACACTCAGCCTGACGCTGATTTATCCAATGAGTTGGGAGTTTGGAATCCATATAACGGTTGTTGCTTGTGTATGTGCAATGGTCTTCACTCATACCCTTCGTCGCTTGCCAATGCAAAGGACATTATTTAATTGCACCCAATTTGCTTTTAGTATCATTTTGGCAGAATGGGTTTCCAGCAAATGTATTTCTTTTTTTACGGAGATGAACCTCCCAGTTTTATATGAAGAATTAATAAGCTTCCTTATATTTACCATATTTTTTTGCCTGATCAACACCCTTTTATACGATCTTTTAATGGTTCTTCTTCCGCAGCCATATTCACTGGAACAGTGGTACAAGAAAAATATATTATTATTTTTGAGCGCAAGTTTTTGTTTAAGTTACGCCTCCCTTATATATATTATTGAACACCGATATCAGGGAGAATTGGATGGAGTTACCGTTTTGTTCTTCTTTTTCCCGCTTGTAGCAATTTGCATCCTCAGCTCCTTTATTCGGCAAATACGGATTGAAAAAGAACGATTATATAACCTATTTTCTGTTACGACAGAGTTAAGTCACGGGCTCTCTGCCAGAAACTTACATAAGATGAAACAAACACTCCAAGGATTCTTGGGGATACAGGCGTATGCATTATGGACAAAAGAAGAAGGAGACTGGATGCTTCTGTTAAAGGATGGAAAGGTGCATTCTAATCGTTCAAGCTCTTCTAATCCGAATTTTGAAGAGATATCCGAAACTTTTGTTGCTGCTGATTGGAAAACAGGTATGGCTCCGGGTGATGAAATATTTGAAGATGTCATACGTTCCCTTGTCTATCTGCCACTCAAAGTAAATCATGAATTGGTAGGGATGTTTGTTGCGGGTAAAAGCAGGGGGGCGAGTTTTATTCCCGAAGATATACAGTCCTTATCTACCTTTGCCAATCAATTGGGCAGCTTGCTTAAAACACGGTCGCTCGTCTCGGAGCAGGAAAAACGAATGATCCTGGAAGAAAGAAATCGGCTTGCCCGGGAAATTCACGATGGAATTGCACAAGTATTAGCCGGGGTCATATTTCAGCTGGAATCATCTCTGAGGCAGTCCGCAGATCAATCAGGAAACATGGAGCAGGCGGTAGACAAAAGTATAAAAAAATTACGGAACAGTTTAGGTGAAGTCCGCTATTCTATCTATGCTTTAAAGCCATATCCTACCCAAAGACTAGGGCTAAAACAAGCCATTGCAAATAAAATTCAATCGATCAAACAAGACTATGATCTGGCGATTAAATATCATGAAAGGGGCCGTTCACGACCACTCAGTTTTACGAAAGAAAGAGTCATCTTCGATACTTTACAGGAAAGCCTGCAGAATATTGTAAAGCATGCAAAAGCAGACGAAGTTGATATTCTTCTAAGCTATCAGCGTGAACATGTGCTTTTAAAAGTGAAGGACAACGGGGTTGGTTTTTCCCTTTTTGAATCCATGATTAAAACAAAGCATGAGCCTCATTATGGCATTTTGAATATGAATGAACAAGCTGAACAGCTGGGTGCTACCCTTCAGATTGATAGTTCCATAGGAAAAGGTACAGAAATTACATTATTAATTCCAGATTCAGAAACAAAGGAGGGGTAA
- a CDS encoding flavin reductase family protein, producing MLSIDPTDNSERENYKFLIGSIIPRPIAFVTTISNEGVLNGAPFSYFNIVTSNPPMISLAIQRNEGTQKDTARNIISTKEFVVHIVDEENVEKINKTAAALPPDQSEIELAQLTPAESTKISVPGVMEAKIRMECTLEQSLSLGGTDTPGCDLIIGKVVQFHIDENIYEKGRIDPRGLAAVSRLAGIHYAKIGEMFSIERPKQN from the coding sequence ATGCTTTCAATTGACCCAACTGACAATAGTGAAAGAGAAAATTACAAATTTTTAATAGGAAGCATCATACCAAGGCCGATTGCTTTTGTAACAACTATCTCAAATGAAGGTGTATTGAATGGGGCACCATTCAGTTATTTCAATATCGTAACATCAAATCCCCCAATGATATCCTTGGCGATTCAAAGAAATGAAGGAACCCAAAAGGATACGGCCAGAAATATTATCAGCACAAAGGAATTTGTTGTTCATATTGTCGATGAGGAGAATGTAGAAAAAATAAATAAGACAGCAGCAGCTCTGCCTCCTGATCAAAGTGAAATAGAATTAGCACAATTAACTCCAGCTGAAAGTACGAAAATCTCTGTACCTGGAGTGATGGAAGCGAAAATCCGTATGGAGTGTACCTTGGAACAATCGCTTTCATTAGGAGGTACGGATACTCCTGGCTGTGATCTTATCATTGGAAAAGTTGTTCAATTCCATATTGATGAAAACATCTATGAAAAAGGAAGAATTGATCCAAGGGGGCTTGCTGCAGTGAGCCGTTTGGCTGGCATCCATTATGCAAAGATTGGCGAGATGTTTTCTATCGAAAGACCAAAGCAGAATTAA
- a CDS encoding low temperature requirement protein A, which produces MEEKKVTWLELFYDLLFVAAAAAATHVLLHVEDGHIHAEYLVKFVLIFIPIWWAWVGQTIFINRFGKDLFHQRIFLILQMFFVLIMTSSLSVDFDPYYLSFLIGYIGLRAVTAIQYLIVQRIETGVRKQAALFLGRYFWIGIVISLLSVFFDSWVRYAVLYTGILIDIIVPVLGRKCLEKVPTNTAHLLERFGLFTIILFGEALISTLAIIQPAQGNWDSIGFVIISFILIISMWWQYFDNMEKKIDKSLQSSGQIIIYGHLFILMSLSMIAASIRLLFLHEVHYSFILFFTFGSVLLYFLSTTFVFHQYRHVHHRLKIYHLGLFLGILTVFFIINLIIAVPNILIIAELTLFFIIFTKLTISNKKQPLTNEVHPRTQN; this is translated from the coding sequence ATGGAAGAAAAGAAAGTGACCTGGTTAGAACTTTTTTATGATTTGTTATTTGTGGCGGCTGCTGCGGCTGCGACTCATGTTTTACTTCATGTTGAAGATGGTCATATCCATGCAGAGTATTTAGTAAAGTTTGTATTAATTTTTATTCCGATCTGGTGGGCTTGGGTAGGGCAAACCATATTTATTAACCGGTTTGGAAAAGATTTATTTCATCAACGTATCTTCTTAATTCTGCAAATGTTTTTTGTACTAATTATGACATCAAGTTTATCAGTTGATTTTGATCCATATTATCTTTCTTTTTTAATTGGTTATATTGGCTTAAGAGCAGTGACTGCGATCCAATATCTGATTGTCCAGCGTATAGAAACGGGAGTTCGAAAACAAGCAGCCCTTTTTTTGGGTAGGTATTTTTGGATTGGAATCGTCATTTCATTATTGTCCGTCTTTTTTGATTCCTGGGTTCGATATGCTGTGTTGTATACGGGAATCCTTATTGATATCATTGTCCCAGTGCTTGGACGAAAATGCTTAGAAAAGGTTCCCACAAATACGGCACATTTATTAGAGCGATTTGGTTTATTTACCATCATTCTCTTTGGGGAAGCTCTTATTAGTACACTTGCGATCATTCAGCCTGCACAAGGAAATTGGGATTCAATAGGCTTTGTGATCATTTCATTTATCCTGATTATATCGATGTGGTGGCAATATTTTGATAACATGGAGAAGAAAATTGATAAGTCTTTACAATCATCCGGCCAAATCATTATTTATGGTCATCTGTTTATATTAATGTCTTTGAGCATGATTGCAGCATCTATCAGACTATTGTTTTTACATGAGGTCCATTACTCATTTATTTTATTTTTTACTTTTGGATCTGTTTTGCTCTATTTCCTGTCAACTACCTTTGTTTTCCATCAATATAGACATGTGCACCACCGATTGAAAATTTATCATTTAGGGTTATTTTTAGGAATTTTAACCGTCTTTTTTATTATTAATTTGATTATTGCAGTACCAAATATATTGATAATAGCTGAATTAACCTTGTTTTTTATTATCTTTACTAAACTAACAATTTCTAATAAAAAACAACCGTTGACAAATGAGGTTCATCCGAGAACCCAAAATTGA
- a CDS encoding MFS transporter → MIPGSWIALVWIGLAELFALSLWFSASVIAPELIQVWNLSSSSEAWLSASVPIGFVIGALVSSYFGIADRFNPRKVLAVSAFLGALLNFLLILVDQAFFGILLRILTGVTLAGVYPIAVKILSQWFPKKRGIAVGILIAALTLGSSLPHFIVIFSSSLNWQLVIICSSLLALLAAIIVNWVLKDAPVTTKKLPFSFKLIKKVVSNKPVMLANYGYFGHMWELYAMWTWIPIFLTASFTTYSPGIPPWFIALSSFIIIGIAGGIGCVAGGLLSDKIGRANLTIISMVISAICCILIGFTFGQYIWLILLLSIIWGMSVISDSAQFSAAVSEVAEVEYVGTALTFQMCIGFLITIFSINLIPIIQRLVGWEWVFACLAIGPILGIVSMVRYKRHEFNNVKGTKGHFK, encoded by the coding sequence ATGATTCCAGGTTCATGGATAGCGTTAGTATGGATTGGATTAGCTGAATTATTCGCATTAAGCCTGTGGTTTAGTGCTTCGGTTATAGCCCCTGAACTAATTCAAGTATGGAATCTTAGCTCCAGCTCAGAAGCATGGCTGTCTGCTTCTGTCCCAATTGGCTTTGTAATAGGTGCATTAGTTAGTTCATATTTTGGGATAGCAGATCGTTTTAATCCCCGAAAGGTTCTTGCCGTTTCAGCGTTTCTAGGGGCACTATTGAATTTCTTACTTATACTTGTTGATCAGGCTTTTTTCGGTATCCTGCTTAGGATATTAACCGGTGTAACACTGGCTGGGGTATACCCGATAGCTGTAAAAATTTTATCACAATGGTTTCCCAAAAAACGCGGGATTGCTGTTGGTATCTTAATAGCCGCCTTAACTCTAGGATCCTCTTTGCCGCATTTTATTGTTATATTCTCTTCTTCTTTAAATTGGCAATTAGTGATTATTTGCAGTTCACTATTGGCTCTCCTGGCAGCTATAATTGTCAATTGGGTTTTAAAAGATGCTCCAGTAACAACAAAAAAATTACCTTTCTCTTTTAAATTAATTAAAAAGGTAGTATCGAATAAACCAGTAATGCTTGCGAACTACGGTTATTTTGGGCATATGTGGGAATTGTATGCGATGTGGACTTGGATTCCTATCTTTTTGACCGCTAGTTTTACAACCTATTCACCAGGGATTCCTCCTTGGTTCATTGCATTATCCTCTTTTATTATAATTGGAATTGCAGGGGGAATTGGCTGTGTAGCAGGTGGACTACTCTCAGATAAAATTGGAAGAGCTAACCTAACGATTATTTCAATGGTTATCAGTGCCATTTGCTGTATCTTGATTGGTTTTACTTTTGGTCAATATATTTGGTTAATTCTACTCCTTTCTATCATTTGGGGAATGTCTGTCATCTCAGATTCTGCCCAGTTTTCTGCCGCAGTTTCAGAAGTTGCAGAAGTTGAGTATGTAGGAACAGCCCTGACTTTTCAAATGTGTATTGGTTTCCTCATCACCATATTTTCTATAAATCTAATCCCTATTATTCAGAGGTTAGTTGGTTGGGAATGGGTCTTTGCATGTTTAGCGATTGGACCGATTCTTGGTATTGTATCCATGGTCCGTTATAAACGGCATGAATTTAATAATGTCAAAGGGACAAAAGGTCATTTTAAATAA
- a CDS encoding DoxX family protein, protein MMDLGLLIIRLVIGVLFIGHGAQKLFGWFGGHGLKGTGGWFDSIGMKPGVMMALSAGLAELIGGILFASGFLTPLAALMIAGTMIMAIVKVHGPNGLWATSNGYEYNLTLISVAIGIALIGPGRYALDFFLF, encoded by the coding sequence ATGATGGATTTAGGTTTACTAATTATTAGGCTGGTAATTGGCGTATTATTCATTGGTCACGGAGCTCAAAAATTATTTGGGTGGTTTGGGGGTCATGGATTAAAAGGAACCGGAGGCTGGTTTGATTCCATTGGAATGAAGCCGGGAGTCATGATGGCCCTTTCCGCAGGATTAGCGGAACTTATAGGGGGAATCTTGTTTGCATCAGGATTTTTAACACCACTCGCAGCATTAATGATTGCAGGAACTATGATAATGGCTATCGTTAAGGTGCATGGTCCAAATGGATTATGGGCAACATCTAATGGATATGAATATAACTTAACTTTAATCTCTGTAGCCATTGGTATCGCATTAATTGGCCCAGGCCGATATGCATTGGATTTCTTTTTATTCTAA
- a CDS encoding DUF896 domain-containing protein: MHEILKRINELALKRKKVGLTQIENAEIVKLRSQYIKEFRGSMEELLLNTTIVDPIGDNVTPEKLKRAQARHKVKPIW, encoded by the coding sequence ATGCATGAGATTCTAAAAAGAATAAATGAACTCGCATTAAAAAGAAAGAAGGTAGGCTTAACACAAATTGAAAATGCAGAAATAGTCAAATTGCGCAGTCAATATATTAAAGAATTTCGCGGATCTATGGAAGAGCTGCTATTAAACACAACCATCGTTGATCCTATAGGAGATAATGTAACTCCGGAGAAATTAAAGCGAGCCCAGGCAAGACATAAAGTTAAGCCCATATGGTAA
- a CDS encoding response regulator transcription factor has protein sequence MIQILLVDDHTVLRDGIRSILDLESDIQVAGEAVSGDEVLKKVEEYRPDCILMDINLPGKNGIEVTTLVKSQYPNCRVLVLTMFEDDEYLMEALRAGADGYLLKDSSSEQVVEAIRMVSQGDSVIHPRMTKKLITHHHQQTKSESTENALTEREKEILFELVKGLSNKEIAEALFISDKTVKIHINKIFKKLNVKSRSQAVIYAVRNHLVPFS, from the coding sequence ATGATTCAAATATTATTAGTGGATGATCATACAGTTTTGAGGGATGGAATTCGGAGCATATTGGATCTCGAATCTGACATCCAAGTCGCAGGAGAAGCCGTTTCCGGGGATGAGGTATTGAAGAAAGTAGAAGAGTATCGACCTGATTGTATTTTGATGGACATTAATCTCCCAGGAAAAAATGGCATTGAGGTCACGACCCTCGTGAAAAGTCAGTATCCGAATTGCCGCGTTCTTGTTTTGACGATGTTTGAAGATGATGAATATTTAATGGAAGCACTTCGTGCGGGGGCAGATGGCTATTTATTGAAGGACTCGTCATCTGAACAAGTGGTGGAAGCGATTCGAATGGTATCACAAGGAGATTCGGTTATTCATCCCCGCATGACCAAAAAGCTGATCACGCATCATCACCAGCAAACGAAATCCGAATCAACTGAAAATGCGCTGACAGAGCGTGAAAAAGAAATACTGTTTGAATTGGTCAAAGGTCTTAGCAACAAAGAAATCGCTGAAGCCTTATTTATCAGTGATAAGACCGTCAAAATTCACATCAATAAGATTTTCAAAAAGCTGAATGTGAAAAGCCGTTCACAGGCAGTTATATATGCCGTTCGAAATCATCTTGTTCCTTTTTCTTAA
- a CDS encoding NAD(P)H-dependent oxidoreductase — translation MSKTIGLICGSLRKNSYNRIIGQSLTELDDSHQFRWIEINDLPLFNEDLEISVPETVTSFKSAIQDVDGIIIISPEYNSGIPGVLKNALDWASRPRESAVLSRKPVGLIGATPGGLGTAFAQLQIRQVLEAMQVHVLPFQKVLISQVHKKIDSDQKILTDEQTKRYLQQYLHQFIHWINHTPALD, via the coding sequence ATGTCTAAGACCATCGGCCTTATTTGTGGCAGTTTACGAAAAAACTCTTATAATCGAATCATTGGTCAATCATTAACAGAGCTGGATGATTCCCATCAATTTCGTTGGATCGAGATTAATGATCTGCCTTTGTTCAACGAAGACTTAGAAATAAGTGTTCCAGAAACAGTGACATCATTCAAATCTGCTATCCAGGACGTTGACGGTATCATTATTATTAGTCCAGAGTACAATTCTGGAATTCCAGGCGTTTTAAAGAATGCTTTAGACTGGGCATCAAGACCGCGGGAATCCGCCGTTCTTAGCAGAAAGCCGGTTGGTTTAATTGGCGCAACTCCTGGGGGATTAGGTACTGCCTTTGCTCAATTGCAAATCAGACAAGTACTAGAGGCTATGCAGGTTCATGTTCTTCCATTTCAAAAAGTGCTGATTTCCCAAGTACATAAAAAGATTGATTCTGATCAGAAAATCCTTACAGATGAACAAACAAAACGTTATCTTCAACAATATTTACATCAATTTATTCATTGGATCAATCACACTCCAGCTCTAGATTAA
- a CDS encoding glycosyltransferase family 1 protein — protein MGSYHTDFDHYLEFYDLKFLSNILWKYMTWFHSTFKKIFVPSSETLQQLRLHGFRNLEIWPRGVDCKLFYSYYDKLSVRRQYSVSKKYLLTYAGRLAPEKNADILLDIAQILPPHFEEDIHWLIVGDGPLRTQIQEAAPKNMTFTGYLTARQLAEVYSASHLVVFPSPTETFGNVVLESMASGTPVIGADAGGVKSIIQNGVTGYLCEPGNAKDFSATITNLLENHKVRSRMGFEGRDYALKQKWDEIFDNVIGEYKAVIGESGEKKMTTSILSGVNLQKIAFEK, from the coding sequence GTGGGATCATACCATACTGACTTTGACCATTACCTTGAATTCTACGACCTCAAATTTCTGTCAAACATACTTTGGAAATATATGACCTGGTTTCACAGCACTTTTAAAAAAATCTTTGTTCCCTCGTCTGAAACACTGCAGCAATTAAGACTGCATGGATTTAGAAATCTGGAAATATGGCCAAGAGGTGTCGACTGCAAGCTTTTCTACTCATACTATGATAAATTATCAGTCCGCAGGCAATACTCTGTCAGCAAAAAATACCTTCTCACCTATGCGGGCAGATTGGCACCTGAAAAAAATGCAGATATCCTCCTTGATATAGCTCAAATACTCCCTCCTCATTTTGAAGAAGATATTCATTGGCTAATTGTTGGGGACGGACCACTTCGAACACAAATACAGGAAGCAGCGCCAAAAAACATGACTTTTACGGGTTATTTAACAGCCCGGCAGCTTGCTGAGGTGTACTCAGCATCACACTTGGTTGTCTTTCCATCTCCTACAGAAACCTTTGGAAATGTTGTTCTAGAATCAATGGCCAGTGGAACGCCTGTAATTGGTGCGGACGCAGGCGGAGTAAAAAGCATTATTCAGAATGGTGTAACAGGCTATTTGTGTGAACCAGGAAATGCAAAGGATTTCTCTGCTACCATCACAAATCTGCTCGAGAACCATAAAGTCAGAAGCCGAATGGGGTTTGAAGGCAGGGATTATGCGTTAAAGCAGAAGTGGGATGAAATCTTTGATAATGTAATTGGTGAATATAAAGCGGTTATAGGGGAGAGTGGAGAGAAGAAAATGACGACCTCAATCCTTTCCGGAGTGAATTTACAGAAGATTGCATTTGAGAAATAA